DNA sequence from the Acidobacteriota bacterium genome:
TCAGAGAGCAGGCCCCAGAACAGCCGCCCGACACCGTTGCACAGCGAGCTGATCGCGATGAGAGTGGCGCCGTACTCGGCGAGCGTCGCCGGCTCCAGAGACGGATCGGAAAGCCCCCACACCTCCTGCAACAGCTCCGATTGGAAGCTGATGACCGTGATCCCGGCCGCGATGTTGAAGAAGAAGACGACCCACATGACCACGAACTGCTGGGAGCTGAGGTAGGACTTGATGGCCGGTGAATCGTCCGGGGCCGCATCCCCACCGGACGGCGCCGCGGCAGCGGACGGCGCCGCCGGCGGCGGCGGATCGCTCAGCAACAGACTGCAGGGGATCAGCAGGCAGGCGAAGATGATGCCCAGCCACAGGAAGACCTGTGCCAGGTCATCTCCGGTGCGTACGACCAGCAGGGGCGCCAGGCCCTTGCTGAGCAGGAACGCCCCGACGCCGAAGCCCATCACGACGATTCCGGTGACCAGCCCCTTGTGGTCCGGAAACCACTTCGCCACCGTCGCCACCGGGGTGACGTAACCCAGACCGATGCCGGCGCCGCCGATCACCCCGTAGCCCACGTAGAAGAGCGGCAGGAGGTCCAGAGTCAGGGCACCGGCGGCGATCACGTAACCGGCCGAGAACATCACGCTGCCGATCAGGGCCAGCTTGCGCGGACCCATCCGCGGCAGAACCTGCCCGGCCCACGCCGCTGAGACGCCGAGCGAGAAGATCGTGATGCTGAAGGCCCAGGCCGTTTGCGAGAAGGTCCATCCCACCTGCCGGACGAGCATCGTCTGGAAGAAGCTCCACGCGTAGACCGTGCCGAAGCACAACTGCAGCGTCGTGCACAGCAGCGCGATGACGGTTCTCGGGACTCGCATGCCCGTCGTCCTACTCCGGTGCGGAGACGCCTTCAGCCGCGGGCGGCGTGCCGCTCCGTGTACCGCGCCGCGCAACGTGAAGAAACAGGCGCGCCATGTCTCCCACCTCATCCTCCCGCACGAGAATGTCGCGCTCGGCAAGATCTTCCGTTTCGCCGTCCCTGGCCAGGTCCACCGCATAGGCCAGCAGATCGGCCAGGGGTTTCGCGGCCAGATTGACGAACCAGATCGAGGCCAGCACGCCGAGCACGAGGATGACGCAGATCAGGTAGACCTGCTGTCCGATCGCCCTCTGGATCTTGAGCGCCACGACATCCAGGTCCATGCCCACGTGGACCGTGCCAGCGACGCCCGCCAGGATCGGGCTGCCGACCTCGATGAAGTCTCCCATCCCGGGAAGACTCCGTTCGACCAGCTCCGTGCTGGCGTGGTCACTCTGGAGAATCTCTTCCGGGATGCCAGGCACGAAGGTATGGGCCAGGAACTCGCCCGTCTCGCTGGTGATGTAGATGTACCTGATGCCCTGGATCTCGAGAAACTGATCGACCAGCGACTGCAGAGTGGCGAGATTCTGGTTCAGGAGGATGCCGGCGCTCGAGTCCGCGATCGTCTTGGCGATGTTCTGGGTGTTGATCTCGTACTCCGCCGACAACTGGGTGTCGACGGTGTAGATACAAAGAATGGACGTGGACAGGACGATCAGGCCGAAGACGGCGAAGATGCCGAACCTCGTCTTCTGGAACAGCCTGCGGATCTTCATCTCACGCGAACCTGGCTCCCCAGTCGTCCAGCGGCACGAATCGGCCGTCTTCCACGACAGTGTGGTACACCATCTGGAGCCCCTGGCGCCGGTCGGCACCGAACGAGACCTTCTCGCTGATCCCGAGGTCGAAGTCGCGAACCGAGAACACGGCTTCCTCCAGTCCTGCCCGGTCAGGGTTCGGCCCGAGCCGCCGGAGGATCTCCGCGAGCAGCTTGGCGTTGAGGAATCCCTCGAGACTGCCGAAGCTGTGCGCGAAGGGCGCGTATTCCTCCTGGATCAGCTCCTGCGGGACCTGGGGGTCGTACTGGGCCATCAGCTCGCGGTACTCCCTGACCGCCGGAATCGACGTGTCCTCGTAGCTGGGGACAACCTGGGAGTTGATCAGTAGCCGCGTGTACCTGTCGGCGTCGTCGCGGCCCTCCGTCAGGAGCTTGAGGAGATTCTCGCTGCCCACGAAGGACAGGTTGGCGATCGGAACGTTCAGCCCGAGATCGACCGCGTCGCGGGCGAACGCGGCGCACGCCGCGTAGGCTCCGATACAGATCACCGCATCCGGCGAGACGCCCTGCAGGATCTCCACCTGCTTGCGCATGCTGCCGGTGAACTTCTCCCCGCGGCTGTACGTCGCTTCACCGGCGAGCTTCTCGCCGTGCTTGTCCAGGGCCGCACGGACTCCTGCCCAGCCGCTGCGACCATAGGCGTCGATCTGGTAGAAGACCGCGATCCGCCGCTTGCCGATGCGCACCAGGTTGTCGACGAGGCCGGCCGTTTCCTGGTTGTAGGAAGCCCGCAGGTTGAAGGCGAAGTCGCCGTAGGGCGGCTCACGTTGCGGCTGAGCGCCGGTGAACGGGAAGAACAGGAAGATGCTCTCGTTCTGGAACTTCTTGAGAATCGGCAACACGCGAGTCACGGTCGGCGTTCCCACATAACCGAACAGCAGGAACACCTTGTCCTCCAGCATGAGCCTCATCGTGTTCTGGACGCACGGGTCGGGCTGATACCCGTCGTCGTACAGCTTCATGCTGATCCGGCGGCCCTCGATGCCGCCGTTGTCGTTCACGTGGTTGAAGTAGGCGGTGGCGCCGCGGTACAGCTCCGCGCCAAGGCCCCTCGACGGGCCCGAAAACGCGGCGGACACGCCGAGGACGATCTCACTGTCGGTCGCACCCCCACCCTCCGTCCGGTCCGAAGCCTCGGTGCCTTCGTCGTCCGATTCCTGTCCGCGCCCGGCGCCAAGGGACGACGCCGAAAAGGGAGCCACTAGCAACGCCGCCAAACCACCCCGCATGAGTGACTTCCTGGTTACCAGCGGCCCCCAGTTCTCGCCCCTGCCGCCGTCGTGTCCGAGACTCCTGTCGATGTTCATCGTCTCTCCTCCCGAATGGAGAGAAGACTATAACTCCCATGTGTCGTAGGGCTTTCGGTCCTCCGGCGGCTTTCGGGGCTAGCGCCCCGAAACCCCTCGCAACTCGGTGTTTCGGCCCATCCCGTCCTCTCCCACGGGCTTGCGCCTCGACTCACACGTAGCGTTCTACGGCGCAAGCCCCTAGGATTTGACCCTTGGCATGACGAACCGGTTACAGAAGGTGCTGGTCGCGAACCGCGGCGAGATCGCCGTGCGCGTGATCCGGGCGCTACGCGAACGGGGCATCGTCTCCGTCGCCGTCTACTCCGAGGCGGACCGCGACGGCCTGGCGACGCAGATGGCGGACGAAGCGCACTGCATCGGACCGGCGCCGTCGATCGAAAGCTACCTCCGGGCGCCGAAGATCGTCGACCTCGCATCACGGGTCGGCGCCGACGCGATTCACCCCGGCTACGGCTTCCTGTCCGAGAACGCCGACTTCGCCCGCCGGTGCGAGGAACGTGGCGTCACCTTCATCGGGCCGTCGTCAGAGGCGATCGCGGCGATGGGGTCGAAGATCGAGAGCCGGCGCCTGATGAGAGCCGCCGGCGTTCCGATCGTGCCCGGCGGCACCGAACCGCTGGCCGATGCAGAGGCGGCGCGCGCCGCGGCGCGAAAGATCGGCTATCCGGTGATGCTCAAGGCTTCGGCCGGCGGCGGCGGCAAGGGCATGCGCCTGGTCCACGAGGAAGAGGAACTCGGGGCCGCGTTCCGCGGCGCATCGTCCGAAGCCGGCGCCAGCTTCAACGATCCCTCGGTCTACGTCGAGCGCTTCGTCGAACGTCCGCGCCACGTCGAGATCCAGGTACTGGGCGACCACAGCGGCCGCATCGTGTCGCTCGGCGAGCGGGAGTGCTCCCTTCAGCGCCGCCATCAGAAAGTCGTCGAGGAAGCGCCGTCGCCGGTCGTCGATACGGATCTGCGCCGGCGCATGGGCGAGGCCGCGGTGCGTGCGGCCGAGGCCGTGAACTACGTGGGCGCCGGCACCGTGGAGTTCCTTCTCGACTCCGACGGCGAGTTCTACTTCCTGGAGATGAACACACGGATTCAGGTCGAGCACCCGGTGACCGAGCTGGTCACCGGCGTCGACATCGTTGCCGCTCAACTCGACATCGCCGCCGGCGAGCCGCTACCGGAGGCCCTGCTCGGCGGCATCGAACCACGTGGCCACGCGGTCGAGGTTCGCCTGTACGCGGAGGATCCGTTTCGCGGCTTCGCACCGTCGCCCGGGAAGATCGAGTTGCTCCGCCTGCCCGAGGGTCCAGGTGTCAGAAACGACTGCGGCGTCTACGAGGGAGCCGAGGTCACGATCCACTACGACCCCATGCTCGCCAAGCTGATCGTCTGGGGCCGCGATCGCCCCCAGGCCCTGGCCCGGTTGCGCCGGGCCCTCGCCGAGACCCGGGTCGAGGGCATCCGCACCAACCTGGCCCTGTTCGAACTCCTGCTAGAAGACGACGACTTCCTGGCCGGCAACATGGACATCTCGATGCTCGACCGCAAGCTGGAGAACGGGGACCTCCGGGCGCCTACTCCGCGCGAAGACACGCTGGAGGCGGATCTGCCTGTCGTTGCGGCGGTCCTCGCCCACCTCGGGCGCACGTCCCCGAACGGCGCCGCGGCGACATCGATCGGTGCCACGGCCCGCTCGAACTGGCAACTCGCGGCACGCCGCGAAAGCCGGAGGGGAACGACGTGGAACTGATCGTCTCCAGCGCGGAGCGGGAAGTCGCCGTCGAAGCCCAGGCTCGGGAGAACGGCGACTGGACCATCGCCATCGACGGTCGCGAGTACCGGGTCGACGCGGCAACCGTCGGCCGGCCGGACGTGCTGAGTGTCATCGTCGACGGGCGGCAGACCACGGCGAGCGTCCGCGCGCTCGGCGAGGGTGTCTACGTCGTCAACGGGGCTGAACTGCGCGTGATCGACCCCCGGTCACGGGGCCTGGCGACCGCTGCACAGCAGGCCGAGGACGGCGCGTTCGAGGCCACTGCGTACATGCCCGGTCGCGTGACGGCGGTGCTCGCCGCCGAAGGCGAGGACGTCGCCGCGGGTCAGGGCGTCCTCGTGCTCGAAGCGATGAAGATGGAGAACGAAATCCAGTCGGAGATCGACGGCCGCCTCGAAAAGCTCCTGGTCGAAGTCGGTCAAACCGTCGACGGGGGCGATCCGCTGTTCGTGGTCAGCCCGACCGACGGGGCCACCGCAGACTAGAGCCGCCAAACCCGTCGCAGACTCCGTGTTTGGCCCCAGCCCCCACCTTGCCAGGACGCAGCGTCGCAGAACTCGCTTCGCGGCGTTCTGCGGCGCAGCCTCCTAGCGTCGCTTCACGGCGCCTCCCGCACCAGGACCTTGGACGCCGCCGGAAAGCCCAGGCTGAGTTGTCGGGACCCCGCAACCACGGCGACGCTGCCCGCGGTCTCGTCCCGCGCAGCGACCTCGACCGACTTGCCCGGCGCCAGACCCTCACGCTCGGCGAAGCGCAGGAACTCGGCGTCCTGATCGGTGACCCGCACTACCTCGACGGTGCAGTTCAGCGGGCACTTCAGAAGGCTGGGATGATCCACAACCTCGATGTGGCCGTCCGCGCTGGGGATCGGGTCGCCGTGCGGGTCGACCGCCGGGCGGCCCAGCATCTCGTCCATCCGTTCGATCATCCGCTCCGAAACCGCGTGTTCCAGCAATTCGGCCTCGGAGTGGACCTCGCTCCAGTCGAATCCCATCACGCTGACCAGGAACAGCTCGACCAGCCGATGCCGCCTCAGTACATGCGCCGCAAGTTTGCGGCCCGCGGGCTCCAGCCGCACACCGCTGTAGGGCTCGTAGGCGATCAGACCCGACTCGGCCAGTGTCTTCATCATCGCAGTAACCGAGGCCGGCGCCACCTCGAGCAGGGCCGCGATGCGACCCATGGGCACGAGGTCCCTACCGGCCTGCCGCGCCTCCTGCTCGGCCCGGAAGATGCACTTCAGGTAGTCCTCGACGGTGCTGCTGGCGCGCATGGTCATCGCGGTCTGGAACAGACGAGTGTACCGGCGCCTTCGGCGACTTCGCCCGGATGCCGGAGCACCGACTGAAGCAGTCCCGGCTCGCGGCCGTCGATGATCATCGACTCGACGCCGCCCCGGGCCAAACGCCAGGCCGTCACCAGGCGATGCTCCATGCCACCCGTCACGTCGACCGCCGCCGAACCGCCGGCCGACGCCGACGCCGCCTTGATGTTCGTCGCGTCGATGCGTGGAATCAGCCGTCCGCCGCCGTCAAGGACGCCGGCGGTAGCACCAAGCCACACTGCGCGCCGAACGTCGATCCCGAGCGCTGGCAGGCTGCCGGCCAGGAACTCGAACACCGTCTCCGTCGAGACGATCGCCGCTCCGCGCCGGCGGTCGATGGCCACGTCGCCCATCGTCACCGGCACCAGGCCGAGCCTCAGAGCTTCGGCGAGGGGCGCGGGGGGATCGCCGCACGGCTCTCCATCCTGGGCGACCAGGAAGCCGGACGGCGGCTGGGAGTACGCGGGCACGCCGGCATCGATCAGACTGGAGACGACGACTCGGTGCAGGGCCTGCGCCGCGGCCTGCGTACGGGCGATGCCCATCCGATCGGCCGGGGTCTCGAGTCGCCGGCCGCCGACGCCTCCAACCAGGCCCGCGGCGCGCGCCTCCGGGTGACCGAAGGAGCCGCTGCCGTGACCGACGATCAGCCCGCCACGGGGCCGGCCGGCCGCGATCTCGGCAGCCAGTCGCCCCAGACGCTGCCTCTCGACCGACCGCGGTCTGGCTTTGTCCGTGATCAGGCTGCCGCCGAGCTTGACCAGGGTCACGCTCAACCGACCGCGCCTGCTGCCCGTCTCCGGCTGCGATCGTCGGACCATGATCAGAGGTCGGCGCCGCCCCGCCACACGGGCGGGCCCCCGGTCCGGTCGCGCACGACGTACTGGACGCTGCCCTGCGCCTCCAGCCGCTCCGCCACCTGCTCTGCGTCCGCCGGCTGGCAGATCACGTGAACGTTGGCGCCCGCGTCCATCGTCGCGTAGGCGGCCACGCCGTCGGCCCGCAAGCCGCGCACCGCCGCAAGCACCTCGATCGTCCCCGGCGACCAGTAGTAGACCGGCGGCCGGGAGGACATCGCGATGAGGTGCAGGTCGATCCCCTCCTCCTCGACCACCTCGCCGAGCGCCCTGAAGTCACGGGCATGGAGCGCGGCGCGGACACGCTCGAGCCTCCCATCCAGCGCGGCGAGGCGAGGCGCGAAGTACGGACTGCTCTCGGCTCGCCGGTGTCCGTCCCGCGACGACACCTTCTTTGCGCCCGTCTCGACGACTGCGATCAGATCGCAGAGTTCCCACGCCCGCTCGTCCAGGATCTGAACTGCCGCGTTGCCGTCCCCATCCGGCCACTCGACATAGCCACCCCAGGCGGAGCGGGCGGCCGATCCCGAACCGCTGCTCCGCGACAGCTCGGAGAGTGTGCGCGGCGCCAGGTCGAATCCCATGCAGGCCGTGGCGGCGAGTGTCAGCGCGGTGAAACCGGAGGCCGACGAAGCGATCCCCGCAGCCGTCGGGAACGTGTTGTACGTCGCGATGCGGAACCCGCCCGCGTAGGGTGCGGCTGTCTGGCGAGACCACTCCCGCAGCCGGTCCAGATGACGCTTCGTGCGCTCGACGAAGGCCGGCGGCGGTGCGGCCGGCCGGCCCGGACGGCCACCGGCCGGCTTGTCCAGCCACCAGATTTCGTCCTCCTCGCCTTCGGCCAGCGGCGATGCGGAACAGACCGACCGGCACGCATCGAGGGTCATCGACAACGACCGGTTGAAGGGCACCGGTTCCTCGAGATCGCGGGCGCCCCAATACTTGATGAAGGCAATGTTCGACGGCGCTTCGGCGGTCACTGGACCGGGTTCGCGAGCCGGTTCAAAGGGGGTTTCCATGATTCGCTGCCGAGCCTACAGCCGCCGTCCAGCCGTCCTGGGGCGCGGACGAATCAGTCCTCGAACCGCAACCCGTCGCCACCGATGGGCGCATCGACCGCTACCAGGTCCGACAGGCCTTCGACCGTCCCGGCATCGCGTCCCCCGAGCATGCACACGAGCGCGCCCGCCGACTCGCCGTCGAGGGCACCGGCACCGGAGATCTTGGCAACGCCGCCGGCCGCTTCGACGCGCGCGATCCGCTCCGCGACGGCAGGCGGTACTACACCGAGATCGACCAGGGCGCGGTGAGCCGCGGCCACCGCCGCCGACGCATCCGACAGCCGGTCCGTAACGACCGCAACCCGGAAGGACTCGACGGCCTCGCCGATCCGGTCGAGCACCGCGCCAACCTGCTCGGGCTCCTCCTCGTACCGCCGGCGTACGGTCGTCACGACGGCGCCCGTCGTCTGATCGGGAGCGCCACTGTCCACGATCCCGATCTCAAGCCGAAGCCACTCCGGTCTTGGCAAGTCGTCGAACCGTTGGGCGCCGCCGGTGCGGCGCACCAGGACGACACCACCACGCAGGACCGTTCCGGTGTCGATGCCCGACGGGAAGCCATGCTGCCGCCGCTCCACCTCCAGCGCGACATTCTCGATCACAACCCGTTCCTGTTCCGCGGGATCGAAGCCGCCCGACACCGCACGCACGGCGGCGACGACGCCCACGGCGGCCGCCGCCGAACTGCCGAGACCCGCCCCAACCGGAATCGCCGATCGCAGCCGCAGGTCGAGCGACCGCTCCCGCAACCGGGCAGACGCCGCTGGTGTCAGCGACGCCAATGCCTCTCCGACCGCGATCCGGACCAACGAAGCGTGCTCGCGATCCGACCGAAAGGGCTCGCAGCCCGCCTCGTACGCCCGCCACCGCCGACGCGCGTCGTCGGTAAACGCCTCCACCTCTTGCCACGTACTCTCCTCCAGCACGTCGATGTCGGGAAGGTCGAGAGTCACCCGGCCGCGGCCCAAGGGTCGAATCCTCTCTCCCAGAGACGCTTCTACTTCGAGCCGCAGATCGAC
Encoded proteins:
- a CDS encoding acetyl-CoA carboxylase biotin carboxylase subunit translates to MTNRLQKVLVANRGEIAVRVIRALRERGIVSVAVYSEADRDGLATQMADEAHCIGPAPSIESYLRAPKIVDLASRVGADAIHPGYGFLSENADFARRCEERGVTFIGPSSEAIAAMGSKIESRRLMRAAGVPIVPGGTEPLADAEAARAAARKIGYPVMLKASAGGGGKGMRLVHEEEELGAAFRGASSEAGASFNDPSVYVERFVERPRHVEIQVLGDHSGRIVSLGERECSLQRRHQKVVEEAPSPVVDTDLRRRMGEAAVRAAEAVNYVGAGTVEFLLDSDGEFYFLEMNTRIQVEHPVTELVTGVDIVAAQLDIAAGEPLPEALLGGIEPRGHAVEVRLYAEDPFRGFAPSPGKIELLRLPEGPGVRNDCGVYEGAEVTIHYDPMLAKLIVWGRDRPQALARLRRALAETRVEGIRTNLALFELLLEDDDFLAGNMDISMLDRKLENGDLRAPTPREDTLEADLPVVAAVLAHLGRTSPNGAAATSIGATARSNWQLAARRESRRGTTWN
- a CDS encoding biotin/lipoyl-binding protein, translating into MELIVSSAEREVAVEAQARENGDWTIAIDGREYRVDAATVGRPDVLSVIVDGRQTTASVRALGEGVYVVNGAELRVIDPRSRGLATAAQQAEDGAFEATAYMPGRVTAVLAAEGEDVAAGQGVLVLEAMKMENEIQSEIDGRLEKLLVEVGQTVDGGDPLFVVSPTDGATAD
- a CDS encoding ABC transporter substrate-binding protein; amino-acid sequence: MNIDRSLGHDGGRGENWGPLVTRKSLMRGGLAALLVAPFSASSLGAGRGQESDDEGTEASDRTEGGGATDSEIVLGVSAAFSGPSRGLGAELYRGATAYFNHVNDNGGIEGRRISMKLYDDGYQPDPCVQNTMRLMLEDKVFLLFGYVGTPTVTRVLPILKKFQNESIFLFFPFTGAQPQREPPYGDFAFNLRASYNQETAGLVDNLVRIGKRRIAVFYQIDAYGRSGWAGVRAALDKHGEKLAGEATYSRGEKFTGSMRKQVEILQGVSPDAVICIGAYAACAAFARDAVDLGLNVPIANLSFVGSENLLKLLTEGRDDADRYTRLLINSQVVPSYEDTSIPAVREYRELMAQYDPQVPQELIQEEYAPFAHSFGSLEGFLNAKLLAEILRRLGPNPDRAGLEEAVFSVRDFDLGISEKVSFGADRRQGLQMVYHTVVEDGRFVPLDDWGARFA
- a CDS encoding OFA family MFS transporter, with product MRVPRTVIALLCTTLQLCFGTVYAWSFFQTMLVRQVGWTFSQTAWAFSITIFSLGVSAAWAGQVLPRMGPRKLALIGSVMFSAGYVIAAGALTLDLLPLFYVGYGVIGGAGIGLGYVTPVATVAKWFPDHKGLVTGIVVMGFGVGAFLLSKGLAPLLVVRTGDDLAQVFLWLGIIFACLLIPCSLLLSDPPPPAAPSAAAAPSGGDAAPDDSPAIKSYLSSQQFVVMWVVFFFNIAAGITVISFQSELLQEVWGLSDPSLEPATLAEYGATLIAISSLCNGVGRLFWGLLSDRIGRVKVFRILHASQMVVFGVLMTETNPWVFSALVCYVLLCFGGGFATMPPFVLDVFGPKKMSAIYGAVLTAWAAAGIVGPVYLGYLKDVYPDRAVMYCFLVGILMLGGGFLFCYLLTDNRIRLGRPTLEGTLREYGIPVPTRT
- the mvaD gene encoding diphosphomevalonate decarboxylase — translated: METPFEPAREPGPVTAEAPSNIAFIKYWGARDLEEPVPFNRSLSMTLDACRSVCSASPLAEGEEDEIWWLDKPAGGRPGRPAAPPPAFVERTKRHLDRLREWSRQTAAPYAGGFRIATYNTFPTAAGIASSASGFTALTLAATACMGFDLAPRTLSELSRSSGSGSAARSAWGGYVEWPDGDGNAAVQILDERAWELCDLIAVVETGAKKVSSRDGHRRAESSPYFAPRLAALDGRLERVRAALHARDFRALGEVVEEEGIDLHLIAMSSRPPVYYWSPGTIEVLAAVRGLRADGVAAYATMDAGANVHVICQPADAEQVAERLEAQGSVQYVVRDRTGGPPVWRGGADL
- a CDS encoding metal-dependent transcriptional regulator; the protein is MRASSTVEDYLKCIFRAEQEARQAGRDLVPMGRIAALLEVAPASVTAMMKTLAESGLIAYEPYSGVRLEPAGRKLAAHVLRRHRLVELFLVSVMGFDWSEVHSEAELLEHAVSERMIERMDEMLGRPAVDPHGDPIPSADGHIEVVDHPSLLKCPLNCTVEVVRVTDQDAEFLRFAEREGLAPGKSVEVAARDETAGSVAVVAGSRQLSLGFPAASKVLVREAP
- a CDS encoding isopentenyl phosphate kinase, which translates into the protein MTLVKLGGSLITDKARPRSVERQRLGRLAAEIAAGRPRGGLIVGHGSGSFGHPEARAAGLVGGVGGRRLETPADRMGIARTQAAAQALHRVVVSSLIDAGVPAYSQPPSGFLVAQDGEPCGDPPAPLAEALRLGLVPVTMGDVAIDRRRGAAIVSTETVFEFLAGSLPALGIDVRRAVWLGATAGVLDGGGRLIPRIDATNIKAASASAGGSAAVDVTGGMEHRLVTAWRLARGGVESMIIDGREPGLLQSVLRHPGEVAEGAGTLVCSRPR